In Pseudomonas poae, a single genomic region encodes these proteins:
- a CDS encoding type II toxin-antitoxin system MqsA family antitoxin, giving the protein MKTQQCVSCGAPDGMHHFQGRTFTIETSGMVRQVPDIAGWECQACQEVEFDHDDDSADRYGEASDQLLVDARQIIAAEMKRIRLKLHLTQKRAVELLTGRGHNAFSRYERGELFPPQPLFTLMRLLDKHPHLLAEIQALNVGDDLNRLLTAKDQQQLATQASA; this is encoded by the coding sequence ATGAAAACTCAGCAGTGTGTTAGCTGTGGAGCCCCAGATGGAATGCATCATTTCCAAGGGCGTACGTTTACCATCGAAACATCCGGGATGGTTCGACAGGTTCCAGACATCGCCGGGTGGGAATGCCAGGCGTGCCAGGAAGTTGAATTCGATCACGACGATGACAGCGCAGATCGTTATGGCGAAGCTTCCGATCAACTGCTGGTCGATGCACGCCAAATCATCGCAGCCGAAATGAAGCGAATCCGCCTCAAGCTGCACCTGACCCAAAAGCGCGCGGTGGAGCTATTGACCGGCCGCGGCCACAATGCATTTTCCCGCTACGAACGTGGCGAACTTTTCCCGCCACAGCCGCTGTTCACACTCATGCGTCTACTCGATAAACATCCACACCTACTGGCTGAAATCCAGGCGCTCAATGTCGGCGACGACCTGAACCGCTTGCTCACGGCAAAAGATCAGCAACAACTGGCAACTCAAGCGTCAGCATAA
- a CDS encoding DUF1120 domain-containing protein, whose amino-acid sequence MKTILTSLTALSLLTAIPFAHAASSVDLHVTGKITPSACEPSLSNGGVHDLGKIAAKDLNVDQPTPLPVQNLQLTITCEGSTLVALKPSDNRSGSHFDSESPLKFGLGLVNGNEKVGSMILNLLSITADGVQMYPIGSAPGASWSPTSILSPTFLTSFTVTRGTPDLAPDPIQRLIADLQITPRIAPANTLTLTKEVPIDGSATLEINYL is encoded by the coding sequence CTGACCGCACTTTCACTGCTGACCGCCATTCCATTCGCCCACGCCGCATCCAGTGTCGACCTGCATGTCACCGGAAAGATCACGCCCAGCGCTTGCGAACCAAGCCTGTCCAATGGCGGCGTGCATGACCTCGGCAAGATTGCCGCCAAGGACCTGAATGTCGATCAACCCACCCCACTTCCCGTTCAGAACCTGCAACTGACGATCACCTGCGAAGGTTCAACGCTGGTGGCTCTGAAGCCGTCGGATAACCGTTCGGGCTCGCATTTCGATAGCGAAAGTCCGCTCAAATTCGGCCTTGGCCTGGTCAATGGCAATGAAAAGGTTGGCAGCATGATCTTGAACCTGCTGTCGATCACGGCGGATGGGGTCCAGATGTACCCGATCGGTTCTGCGCCAGGAGCCTCGTGGAGCCCGACGAGCATCCTGTCGCCGACGTTCCTGACCTCGTTCACTGTCACGCGCGGCACTCCTGATCTGGCGCCGGACCCGATCCAGCGTCTGATCGCAGACCTACAGATCACACCAAGAATCGCCCCAGCCAACACGCTGACCCTGACCAAGGAAGTGCCTATCGACGGCTCGGCCACCCTCGAAATCAACTACCTCTAG
- a CDS encoding MFS transporter: MNPETKLEELLIDAEADDEVVQHSSPAINRPWLLLLGLILVALNLRPALSSMSPLLSEVSNSLGLSAAKAGLLTTLPVLCLGLFAPTAPILARRFGAERVVLGILLTLAAGIILRSSFGEVGLFAGSLIAGASIGIIGVLLPGIVKRDFAKQAGTMTGVYTMALCLGAALAAGSTVPLSQHFGDSWAIGLGFWILPALVAALFWLPQVGQKHGAHHVAYRVKGLLRDPLAWQVTLYMGLQSSLAYIVFGWMPSILIGRGLSATEAGLVLSGSIIVQLASSLAAPWLATRGKDQRLAIVVVMVLTLGGLFGCLYAPLDGLWGWAILLGLGQGGTFSLALTLIVLRSRDSHVAANLSSMAQGIGYTLASMGPFAVGLVHDWTGGWAAVGWIFAVLGLGAIVAGLGAGRALYVDVRSEKV; encoded by the coding sequence ATGAACCCTGAAACCAAGCTTGAAGAACTGTTGATCGACGCCGAAGCCGACGATGAGGTGGTGCAGCACAGCTCTCCCGCAATCAATCGGCCATGGCTGTTATTGCTGGGCCTGATCCTGGTGGCGTTGAACCTGCGCCCCGCGTTGTCGAGCATGTCGCCCTTGCTGAGCGAGGTGTCCAACAGCCTCGGTTTGTCGGCGGCCAAAGCCGGTCTGCTGACAACCTTGCCGGTGCTGTGCCTGGGGCTGTTTGCGCCGACTGCACCGATCCTGGCCCGCCGCTTTGGCGCCGAACGCGTGGTGCTGGGCATTCTGCTGACCCTGGCAGCAGGCATCATCCTGCGCAGTTCATTCGGTGAAGTCGGATTGTTCGCCGGCAGCCTGATCGCAGGTGCCAGCATTGGCATCATCGGTGTGCTGCTGCCGGGTATCGTCAAGCGTGATTTTGCCAAGCAGGCCGGCACCATGACCGGTGTCTACACCATGGCGTTGTGCCTGGGTGCAGCGCTGGCGGCGGGTTCCACGGTGCCGCTGAGCCAGCACTTCGGTGACAGTTGGGCCATTGGCCTGGGCTTCTGGATTCTGCCGGCACTGGTGGCAGCGTTGTTCTGGCTCCCGCAGGTTGGGCAAAAGCACGGCGCCCATCACGTTGCCTATCGAGTAAAAGGCTTACTACGTGACCCGCTGGCCTGGCAGGTGACTTTGTACATGGGGCTGCAATCATCCTTGGCCTACATTGTGTTTGGCTGGATGCCGTCGATCCTGATCGGTCGCGGCCTAAGTGCTACCGAGGCGGGGTTGGTGCTGTCCGGTTCGATTATCGTGCAGTTGGCCAGCTCCCTTGCTGCCCCTTGGCTGGCTACGCGCGGCAAGGACCAGCGCCTGGCGATCGTGGTGGTGATGGTGCTGACCCTCGGCGGTCTGTTCGGTTGCCTGTATGCGCCGCTCGACGGTTTGTGGGGCTGGGCGATCCTGTTGGGGTTGGGGCAGGGCGGTACGTTCAGCCTGGCGCTGACCTTGATTGTGCTGCGCTCGCGGGACTCGCACGTGGCAGCCAACCTGTCGAGCATGGCCCAGGGCATCGGTTACACCCTGGCGTCCATGGGCCCATTCGCCGTCGGCCTGGTGCATGACTGGACCGGCGGCTGGGCCGCTGTGGGCTGGATTTTCGCGGTGCTTGGCCTCGGCGCCATCGTGGCTGGCCTGGGGGCAGGCCGGGCGCTCTACGTGGACGTGCGCAGCGAGAAGGTCTGA
- a CDS encoding FadR family transcriptional regulator: MTDIAPLIKRSLVDQALEQLRLRISQGVWAIGERLPTEPELSAELGISRNTVREAMRVLAFSGLIEIRQGDGSYLRSMTDPLGTMRALSHCTLEQALETRQILEVEAISLAALRRTEEDLNGLREALDASAELYHGDLEAYIDADLVFHKRLVDAAHNPALSELYQYFSAIVGAQLRQTLNIAPRRQAVFDLHIALLEAVEHQDPERAKSLCRQLINEP; encoded by the coding sequence ATGACAGACATTGCCCCCCTGATCAAACGCTCCCTGGTGGACCAAGCCCTGGAGCAATTGCGCCTGCGCATCAGCCAGGGCGTATGGGCTATCGGCGAACGCCTGCCCACCGAGCCTGAGTTGTCCGCCGAGTTGGGCATCAGCCGCAACACCGTGCGTGAGGCCATGCGCGTACTGGCGTTCTCCGGGTTGATTGAAATCCGGCAGGGCGATGGCAGTTATCTGCGTTCGATGACTGACCCACTGGGCACGATGCGGGCGTTGTCCCATTGCACTTTGGAACAGGCTCTGGAGACGCGGCAGATCCTGGAAGTGGAGGCGATCAGCCTCGCGGCGTTGCGCCGTACCGAGGAAGATCTCAACGGATTACGTGAAGCCCTCGACGCCAGCGCCGAGCTGTATCACGGCGACCTGGAGGCTTACATCGATGCTGATCTGGTGTTCCACAAACGCCTGGTGGACGCGGCACACAACCCGGCGTTGAGCGAGCTGTACCAGTACTTTTCCGCCATCGTCGGCGCCCAGTTGCGGCAGACCTTGAACATTGCCCCGCGCCGCCAGGCGGTGTTCGACCTGCATATCGCCCTGCTCGAAGCCGTGGAACACCAAGACCCGGAACGCGCCAAATCCCTCTGCCGGCAGTTGATCAATGAACCCTGA
- a CDS encoding DUF1120 domain-containing protein: MKHALIVLILLSGAAQAASTVELTVTGLITPMACTPVLSSDGRVDFGKISQKDLNQATGTRLPLKYLTLTVSCNAAGRYALRMRDNRDGTAHVNSEIYYGLGLDKSGNKIGVYSVSFDPKQTVVDDLPQVYGTESTTGGVAWRTSNTNPIDIGSRSLLGFTDVVGSTAGPSAIQTLSSTLKLEAVINAKQNLDLSTDTPMDGSATLEVVYL; the protein is encoded by the coding sequence ATGAAGCATGCACTGATTGTTTTGATTCTTCTTTCTGGCGCTGCCCAAGCCGCCTCCACCGTAGAACTTACCGTGACAGGCCTGATCACACCCATGGCCTGCACACCTGTGTTGTCCAGCGACGGGAGGGTGGACTTCGGCAAAATTTCCCAGAAAGACCTCAACCAGGCCACAGGCACTCGCCTGCCGCTCAAGTACCTGACACTGACTGTCAGTTGCAACGCCGCCGGTCGTTACGCCCTGCGCATGCGCGATAACCGTGACGGCACGGCCCACGTCAACAGTGAGATTTACTACGGACTGGGTCTGGACAAGAGCGGCAACAAAATCGGCGTGTACTCGGTGAGTTTCGACCCCAAGCAGACCGTGGTTGATGACCTGCCGCAGGTCTACGGCACCGAATCCACGACCGGCGGCGTGGCGTGGCGCACGTCCAACACCAACCCCATCGATATCGGCTCACGTAGTTTGCTCGGTTTTACCGATGTGGTCGGCAGCACCGCCGGGCCCTCGGCGATCCAGACCCTGAGCAGCACCTTGAAGCTGGAAGCAGTGATCAACGCCAAGCAGAACCTGGACTTGAGCACCGATACGCCCATGGACGGGTCCGCCACGCTGGAGGTGGTCTACCTCTAG
- a CDS encoding type II toxin-antitoxin system MqsR family toxin — protein sequence MEKYTPHYDLALVKAEVIRSGRKAFTATAWEGARRLKMGTSQMQQVVCALEKPMLYKSMTTYLDHRVWQDVYLIKIYGTEIYIKVTYRPGGGPPVISFKEKSL from the coding sequence ATGGAAAAGTACACACCTCACTACGATTTGGCGCTGGTTAAGGCTGAAGTCATCAGATCAGGTAGAAAGGCATTTACAGCAACTGCCTGGGAAGGCGCTCGACGACTCAAGATGGGCACCAGCCAAATGCAACAGGTGGTCTGCGCCCTTGAAAAACCAATGCTGTACAAATCCATGACGACTTATTTAGACCATCGGGTATGGCAGGACGTTTACCTGATCAAGATTTACGGTACGGAGATTTACATCAAAGTGACTTACCGCCCAGGCGGTGGGCCTCCCGTAATCTCCTTCAAGGAGAAGAGCTTATGA